The following proteins are encoded in a genomic region of Paenibacillus sp. FSL R7-0273:
- a CDS encoding carbohydrate ABC transporter permease encodes MKNRSKSMKLLPYLLVAPAVLILTIFYIYPILYNVYLSFFTWNMRGPMKFAGLDNYIELFKGRDFLGTLSNTLLYMVMDVTLVMVLAMLLALFLQKNTFINRFIQTLSFTPNIISLISVSLIWMWLMNTDTGLFNYLLSLIGAGPVGWLTDKQVALFSLVLVSVWKSVGFNALIITSALGSIPAHLYEAAALDNASKQSVFFQITLKMISPTLFFLILMNIIGSFQVFETINIMTQGGPANATNTLIFSIYKQSFEYYRVGYAAAMAVVLMAIVGLITIFYFKAMGRRVHYR; translated from the coding sequence ATGAAGAACCGTAGTAAGAGCATGAAGCTGCTGCCTTATCTGCTGGTTGCGCCGGCGGTGCTGATCCTGACGATTTTTTACATCTATCCGATTCTCTATAACGTATATCTGAGCTTCTTCACCTGGAACATGCGCGGGCCGATGAAGTTCGCCGGACTGGATAATTATATCGAGCTGTTCAAAGGCCGGGATTTTCTCGGTACCCTGAGTAATACGCTGCTCTACATGGTGATGGATGTGACGCTGGTGATGGTGCTGGCTATGCTGTTGGCCCTCTTTTTGCAGAAAAACACCTTCATCAACCGCTTCATCCAGACACTGAGCTTCACGCCGAACATCATCTCCCTAATCTCGGTCTCGCTGATCTGGATGTGGCTGATGAATACGGATACCGGGCTGTTCAACTATCTGCTCTCCCTGATCGGGGCCGGGCCGGTGGGCTGGCTGACGGATAAGCAGGTGGCGTTATTTTCACTGGTGCTCGTGTCGGTCTGGAAGTCGGTCGGCTTCAATGCACTGATTATTACCTCGGCCCTTGGCTCGATTCCCGCTCATCTGTATGAGGCTGCGGCGCTGGATAATGCCTCGAAGCAGTCAGTCTTTTTCCAGATTACGCTCAAAATGATCTCCCCGACCCTGTTCTTTCTGATCCTGATGAACATCATCGGCTCCTTCCAGGTGTTCGAGACGATCAACATCATGACCCAGGGCGGACCGGCGAATGCCACGAACACGCTGATCTTCAGTATCTACAAGCAGAGCTTTGAGTACTACCGGGTCGGCTATGCGGCGGCGATGGCGGTGGTGCTGATGGCGATTGTGGGGCTGATTACGATTTTTTACTTCAAGGCCATGGGCAGACGGGTCCATTACCGGTAA
- a CDS encoding carbohydrate ABC transporter permease: MKTLIRTPGLILRILISVLLIVIFLTPFYWMILTAFKTLGEVLAMPPKFWVQSLQWQNFKDAFTRIDFLHYTRNSLIITLGTLIGQVLVVVPAAYAFARYDFKGKNWLFGTVLATMMIPGQLIFLPIFVMFAKSGLLNTYVSLIVPFIASGTAIFMLRQTFMQVPDSQLEAARLDNAGEFKIIYTIMMPAAIPTLSTLALLTFIGTWNSYFFPLVWTTTDAVRTLPLGIQRLQDIEGLSPQIVMAGNMMLIVPILIVFVVARKQIIKAFTYMGVK, encoded by the coding sequence GTGAAAACATTGATAAGAACGCCCGGGCTGATTCTGCGAATCCTCATCTCGGTGCTGCTGATCGTCATCTTCCTGACGCCGTTCTACTGGATGATTCTGACCGCCTTCAAAACGCTGGGCGAAGTCCTGGCGATGCCGCCGAAATTCTGGGTCCAGTCGCTGCAGTGGCAGAATTTTAAGGATGCTTTTACCCGGATAGATTTCCTGCATTATACGCGGAACTCCCTGATTATTACGCTGGGAACGCTGATTGGTCAGGTGCTGGTGGTTGTACCGGCGGCTTATGCGTTTGCGAGATATGATTTTAAGGGGAAAAACTGGCTGTTCGGCACCGTGCTGGCAACAATGATGATTCCTGGACAGCTGATCTTTCTGCCGATCTTCGTTATGTTCGCGAAGTCCGGGCTGCTGAACACTTATGTGTCGCTGATTGTCCCTTTTATCGCCAGCGGTACGGCTATCTTCATGCTGCGGCAGACGTTCATGCAGGTTCCCGACTCCCAGCTCGAAGCAGCACGGCTCGATAATGCCGGAGAATTCAAAATCATCTACACGATTATGATGCCCGCCGCGATTCCAACCCTGTCTACGCTTGCCCTGCTGACGTTTATCGGGACGTGGAACAGTTACTTTTTTCCGCTGGTGTGGACGACGACGGATGCTGTCCGGACGTTGCCGCTCGGCATTCAGAGGCTCCAGGATATTGAGGGCTTAAGCCCGCAGATTGTCATGGCCGGTAATATGATGCTGATTGTGCCGATTCTGATCGTCTTTGTGGTGGCGCGCAAGCAGATTATCAAGGCGTTTACTTACATGGGAGTGAAGTAG
- a CDS encoding ABC transporter ATP-binding protein has product MSSIVLENVSKAYGDKSIIEGLNLTIESGSFTVLVGPSGCGKSTTLRMIAGLEEQTGGLISIGGKSMNQVEPGKRNLAMVFQNYALYPTMTVEKNIEYGLKNNKVPKAERKRLITEIAETVGLTKHLHKKPEFLSGGERQRVALARAMVKKPAVFLMDEPLSNLDAKLRQQMRVELIELHKKLGATFIYVTHDQVEAMSMGTQIVLMDGGRIMQEDTPHGIYNEPRNMFTSHFIGTPPMNILELARSGGILSEAPHGAKFFGFRPEKAKFVPEPGLVSEQILELDAILSSRELLGSEVIYKAMLTSGQSVAVKCFDSPERSLEPVKLYVNKEQLFFFDAQEHRIPADGSRAGVTVSSIGDTA; this is encoded by the coding sequence GCGATAAAAGCATCATAGAAGGACTAAATCTGACGATTGAGAGCGGAAGCTTCACCGTGCTGGTCGGGCCGTCCGGCTGCGGAAAGTCGACGACGCTGCGGATGATTGCCGGGCTGGAGGAGCAGACCGGAGGCCTGATCTCCATCGGCGGCAAGAGCATGAACCAGGTGGAGCCGGGCAAACGGAATCTGGCGATGGTCTTTCAGAATTATGCGCTGTACCCCACAATGACGGTGGAGAAGAACATCGAATACGGATTGAAAAATAACAAGGTACCCAAAGCCGAGCGAAAGCGCCTGATCACTGAAATTGCGGAGACAGTGGGCTTAACCAAGCATCTGCACAAAAAGCCGGAGTTTCTCTCCGGCGGCGAACGGCAGCGGGTCGCGCTGGCCCGGGCGATGGTCAAGAAGCCGGCGGTCTTCCTCATGGATGAGCCGCTGTCGAACCTGGATGCTAAGCTCCGCCAGCAGATGCGCGTTGAGCTAATCGAGCTGCATAAGAAGCTAGGTGCGACCTTCATCTACGTTACGCATGATCAGGTAGAAGCGATGAGCATGGGCACACAGATTGTGCTGATGGACGGCGGGCGGATTATGCAGGAGGATACACCGCACGGGATCTACAATGAGCCGCGCAATATGTTCACCAGCCATTTTATCGGCACGCCGCCAATGAACATTCTGGAGCTTGCCAGGTCAGGCGGCATCCTTAGCGAAGCACCGCACGGGGCGAAATTCTTCGGGTTCCGGCCGGAAAAAGCAAAATTTGTGCCTGAGCCGGGACTTGTGAGTGAACAAATACTTGAGCTGGATGCCATCCTTAGCAGCCGCGAGCTGCTTGGCTCAGAGGTGATTTACAAAGCAATGCTTACAAGCGGGCAGAGCGTAGCCGTCAAATGCTTCGACAGTCCCGAGCGCAGCCTGGAGCCGGTTAAGCTGTATGTGAACAAGGAGCAGTTATTCTTTTTCGACGCACAGGAGCATCGGATTCCGGCAGACGGCAGCAGAGCAGGCGTGACTGTATCGTCCATCGGAGACACAGCATGA